The DNA segment CACGGAGCTAGGAACCTTGATCAAACAGATAAATGCCAAGCTGGTTGGGCACTTTCGCTACTATGGGGTAACCGACAACAGCAATGGAATCCATACCTTTGGATACTGCGTACGGCGTAAATTGTTTGAAATACTCAATCGCAGAAGCCAAAAGAAGAGCTTGACGTGGGAAGGATTTGCAAAACTAACAGATAGATTCCCGCTAGCAAAAGCGAGAATCTATGTGAATATCTATGGCTAAACGTAAGTAAATGCTGCTATGAAGAGCCGGATGCCTTAATAGGGCAAGTCCGGTTCCGTGAGGGGGGCTGGAATGTGAGTTCCGCCTCTACTCGACCGAGAGGCGGATGATCAGCGAGCTTATGATGATTGCGCAGGTAGGGGGAGGCTATTGACAGGAACTTTTTGGCCGTGTACTATATAGAATGTATTGTGCAACTTCAGATATTTCTCGTATAGCCCCGCAATCATAGGGTGGGGGTCTCTACAGGGAGCCTATACTTCCTAACTACGATGATAAGGAATGTCCTTATCCGTGGTTAGGATTTTTTTGTGCAATACAACTGTTTGACATAGCTTACAGGAGGATATGTATATTATGAAATATTCTGTTTCCGTTTTTGTGGGAGCCGCAAGTTACGGGG comes from the Propionispora vibrioides genome and includes:
- a CDS encoding group II intron maturase-specific domain-containing protein; translation: TELGTLIKQINAKLVGHFRYYGVTDNSNGIHTFGYCVRRKLFEILNRRSQKKSLTWEGFAKLTDRFPLAKARIYVNIYG